Proteins encoded by one window of Hafnia alvei:
- the purC gene encoding phosphoribosylaminoimidazolesuccinocarboxamide synthase — MQKLAELYRGKAKTVYTTENPDLLILEFRNDTSALDGQRIEQFDRKGMVNNKFNHFIMSKLEEAGIPTQMERLLSDTEVLVKKLEMVPVECVIRNRAAGSLVKRLGIEEGTPLNPPLFDLFLKNDAMHDPMVNESYCRTFGWVSEENLATMKALSYKVNDVLSKIFGDAGLILVDFKLEFGLFKGQVVLGDEFSPDGSRLWDKETLNKMDKDRYRQSLGGLIEAYEEVAHRIGVKLD, encoded by the coding sequence ATGCAAAAGCTCGCTGAGTTGTATCGCGGCAAAGCAAAAACCGTGTACACCACTGAAAACCCGGATTTGCTGATTCTTGAGTTCCGAAATGATACATCAGCACTGGATGGCCAGCGCATTGAGCAGTTTGATCGTAAAGGCATGGTTAACAATAAATTTAACCATTTCATCATGAGCAAACTGGAAGAGGCGGGGATCCCGACTCAGATGGAGCGCTTACTCTCTGATACTGAAGTGCTGGTAAAAAAACTGGAGATGGTTCCGGTTGAATGCGTGATCCGAAACCGTGCCGCAGGCTCGCTGGTGAAGCGCTTGGGAATTGAAGAGGGGACGCCTCTTAATCCACCACTGTTCGATCTGTTCCTGAAAAACGATGCTATGCACGATCCGATGGTGAATGAATCATACTGCCGTACTTTTGGCTGGGTAAGCGAAGAAAACTTAGCCACCATGAAAGCACTGAGCTACAAAGTTAACGATGTGCTGAGCAAGATTTTTGGCGATGCAGGACTGATTCTGGTCGATTTCAAACTTGAGTTTGGTTTATTTAAAGGTCAAGTTGTTCTGGGTGATGAGTTCTCACCAGACGGTAGCCGCCTGTGGGATAAAGAAACGCTGAACAAGATGGATAAAGACCGCTACCGTCAAAGTTTGGGCGGCCTGATTGAAGCCTATGAAGAAGTTGCGCACCGTATCGGCGTCAAACTCGATTAA